The genome window GTTCCCGCGGGAAACCTGCCGGAGTCCCAGGAGAAGAGTGAGCCGCCTCAGCCCTAGGCGCCCCTCGCTCAGGTCCTGCATTTATAATGTCACTTTACAAAGAGGGGGCGGGCAGGGTAAGTCAGTAAGCAGTAAGCTGGACACACTGGGGCCTGGACACAGGTCAGCTAGGAGCTGGAGAAGGTCCCAGGCTTCACTGCTCTGATCCTGGGTGTCTCCCGGACCACAGACCCCTCAATTCTTCAGGCCTTTTTGCTCCCAGGTGCCacagggagaggaaaggggggcGGGCAGATCTGAGTGAAGGAAcccaggggagggaagggacCCTACTGGGCCTCTCCAGACCAACTTGTGGAGCAGGCAAGAGCGAAGGAGAGCGAAAATGGGCTCTGGGCTGGCTCCCCAGGGCTACTATTTTTAGTCTCCCTTTCTCTGAGAAACTCCCCCCGCGGGCTTCTCACGCCCCAGGGGCAGCATCGCTGAGCCGCGAGGGAGCATAAGGGCCTCCGGGTAGAACCCGGTCGGGCAGAGTCCAGTGGAGCCGGTATCTCCCAAAATGCTGACCATCCAGAGGACCATTTAACCCTCAAGTGGCCAGCGAGAGTTCAGCAATCCccagcgggggtggggtggggggtgggggtggggagaggtagGGATGCTGAAGCCTGGACCTTCAGTgtgaaaacaggctcagagataTCAGAGCTCGGATAGAAAGAGGATGGGTTGCAGGAGAGACACAGATGATCGGGTGACGCCCTGGACACTGACTTGAATTTTTCTGCCTTGCTTCAGAGATCCCCAGCAGGAAGGGGGATGGGGAAATTGAGGATAGAATGCAGGAAAAGATACAGTTGAAGTTGGGAGAGGGGGACCTGAGAAGTGGAGAGATCCTACAGCAGGCCACCAAGCCTAGAGGGGCTGGCAGTCTGGTCTTGAGCCCCACTTTGTCTGGGGACCCTAATACTTTCTGCCCTGACACCCTTGCAGCACAGATTGGGCTAAAGAGCACCCAGGTGAGATTTAGATGGTCCCCATCTCAGTCTCAATCACTATGGTTCTTTCCAAGCCCTGGAGACTTCCAGCCTGAGAGAAATGAGGAGTTAAAGCTGAGCCGGACAAACCCACCCTTCACCCTCATTTGGGATCCTTGAAGGATGGCAAgaaagcctgggaggcagcatgtgAAATGGTGTATAATAAGCTTTGTTCCTGTGGGTCCTTTTCTCCCAGATGTTGGACCGGGCCACTCCAGCTTCTGGGTGCTCCTGGAGGCCTTCACACAGGCCTCAAGCACTTGCCCCAAGGAGGTGGCTTTCCTCTCTGACTCTCTGAGGCCCTCCTCTCTATTTCCTTTGTCCCTTTGGCTCAGGGAACCAACAGGGGGTGATGGACCTCTTGGGGGGGGGTCACAATTCTGCTCCTCTAGGCATTCGAACCCCTCCTCCATTTCCTGTGTCCTACATGACCTCACGGTCAAGCTTTAGGGGCACCTCCCTTGATTCCCAGGGCAGGAAGCAGAAGGAGGGGGCCAGAGGAAGGATCCAGGCTTGTGAATTGAGGTGAAGTCCCTGCGTGAGTCAAGCCGGggtaccagggaattccccaggggCTCTTGCACATCAgcctgtgtgtggggtggggggctgggaggggggctAGAGTTAAGTCCTTAAGCTCTTTAGCCAGTGTCTCCTCTAGCAGCTCAGCTCATCTGGCTCTGccgggtggaggtggggagtgaGGGTGAGGAATGGTTCCAACAAACGTTCTCCCCTGCCACAAACATACTGCACCCAAAGTGGTGGCTGTTCCCCAACACAGGCGACAGAAATCAGCACCAACCAGTGACACCCAACCTAGGGGAAAGTATAAGTGCTGGGAGGGAAAGAGCCGGAGGAGGCAGGATCCTGTCCCACCCAGCTCCTCATCAGCTCCCCAAACCAGCCTCTCAGGATGGGATTCATCCCATCTCCCATCTCATGtcccctccaggtccatccaggCTTTCACTCACCGAGAGTAGTCAGCCCCAGGAACAAAACCCGCAGCAAGCTGGTCTCAGGAGACACGGGCAAGGAAATCATGGCCTTCCCTGGTCCCGACGCAGTCAGGGGCTCCGGTTCGGGGACGCACCGACCGACAGGTGTTCAGGCTGCCCGGCAGCTGGAGCGGACGCGGGAACCGGGCCACTGATACCAAGGACGGCTCTGGCCAGAGTCTCTGCGTGTGTGTGCCGGTGGCGGGGTGGGGACCGCCGGGGACTGCGGGGCGGGGCACTCGAGGGGGCGGAGAGGTCGCCGTCCTCCCGGGCGGGGCTCCAGGGTTACCCGCCGCAGGGGGGCGATCCTCGCGCTCCGACGGCCGGATCCCGCGGCCTCCACCCGGTCAGGACGCAGGGTGGGGTCGGGTGAGTCGTGGGGCCCTCGCAGCCAGCGAAGGTCCAGGGCAGAAGAGAGGGTCCTGACCTCTCAGAGCATGCCATACCCTTCCCCGTCCGCTACGTGGGCTAGGAAGGAGGGCCAGGAAGGTGCTTAGGCTTGGGGATTGTCCGATGTCCAGGGGTCACCCTAAGCGGTCGGGGGTCCCGCCCCGTTAACCGACTTGCGAGTACAGCGTCCTCAGGCGCGTGTCCCCGGGGCCACTGGGGCTCACAGTGTGGGGGTCGGGGCGGCAGGAAGGGGCCAGAGTGCCGGCCACGCGGGCCCGGTTCTGCTGCCCGAAACGACCAGTTTTCCAAGGCCAGCGGCGGGCTGGCCGCGGGAGCCGGCCGGGAGAGCGGCGAAGGGATGCGGCCGCGGCCGCCCCCGCCCATCCCTGCAGGTGCCGCGGGATCCCTAAGCTGCGGGGCAGGATGCGAGGACCTGCGGGCGGAGATCGGACCTCTCCGCAGGTTCCCCGAGGCTCCCTAAAAGGCAGACCCGAGGGTCACTCGGAGCTTGTGCCGGAAACCCAAGGAGGGAAACGATTGGCGCAAGGAACCCCAGGTTCTGAGCGGGAAACAGGAGAGACGAGCCAAGTTCCCCTCTCAACTCTGAAAAGCCTTAGGCAGACCGGGGAGGAGAGGGCAGCTGCGGGAAGATAGACTGAACTGAGTCCGTCGGTTTATTTCTGCCCATGTCTTCGCTGCCTCCCATCCCGCCCCCAGCGCGTTCTGATCTTTTAATTCCCCGGACTAGATCATGTTCTAGTGAAATTTAATTTACCcgtccctcccccccccccccccgcccccacctccccgcgCGGGTCGGTCAAATGCTCCTCTGCACCCTCTGGCGGCCGCAGTTCTTTTAGAGAAGGGCGCGCACCTGTTCTGGCTTCTCTGTCGGACAGCCAAAATAAAGATGCTTCAAACGTCGGGGCACAGCTCAACCACCGAGTCAAGGTCACCGAGGGCAGAAACCATAACAACGAATCCCTGGCGCTGTCTGCTCCAGGTGATAGTTTACTGGGCAGAAAAGATGCCAGGTCTCCTGGATTCCATTTACTCCACGTGGTTCTCAGGTCTTTGAGCCTGCGCTCTCCAAGCAGAATACACGGTGCCTCACTGACCCTCTCAGCTCCTTCTTCCTAGTATGACCTGCGTGACTGCTCTTTAAATACCTGCCATGCAGTGGCGTTGAGAAATGGCTATGCAAACACTAGACTGCTCATGCAATCCCTGGAATCTAGTACTCGGCAGCTTAGTGACAGCAAAGGGAGTAGTAATAGGTAACTGCTAGTCTCATACCTTTATGCAGGGGCTACAGCCTTGAAACTGTCCactagattgtgtgtgtgtgtgtgtgtgtggtggggtgctGTTGGTTTGGCTTTTCTAGTCTAtcacagtcattttttttttttttttaactttagtctTCATTGCAAAGCACCTTTTATAAACATCCCTCCTTTACTTCCAGGTCAGGCTAGGTTACCCCTTCCAAGAAGAGCAGTGAGCTCTTGGTTGTCTCAGGTGCACTAAAGCATCTGATTACAGGCTGTAATCAAGCGCTACATAACGTAGAACCTCAATGTTCACTCTCAGTAGCTAACTTTTCAGCATTTGCACCCCAAGTAACTTACATCAGAAGTAAAGACACAAATATTACTTGTCTGGCAACCACCACAGTAATCATTGTTGCAGGCAAAATTATGGGAACAAGTGAATATACAGGGGCATACTTTGCACtctttttacaatattttataaatctttaattatttcaataaaaagcttcttaaaggaaaaaaagaggtaaaaatacaaataaagattTGTAGGCAGCGATTCTCTCCAAGTGACACAGAAACAGTGCTTTCAGGACTCTTTCACTGTTCTCACCCAATAGAAGAATTTTCTATACTATCTCCTATTccaaccacttttttttttttttcctgctgaccCTGAGGGAGTCAAGTGTAGAAGTTAGCAGAGCAGTTCTATTACTTCCTGAAAGTTTTTGCTGAGATGTAGTAATTTAGGGTGAACATTTCTCTTTACCCttgtataaaatgggaatattagaAGATGATCTGTGAGTGATCTGGGAGCTGCTTGCACAACAGGTTATCTGCATGAGCTAAGTTCGTATGTTAGAGATTTGCAGCTCACTAGTGTTTCTCCCAGTCATACATCATCTTTTACCTCTAcagtattttaagatttttttttttttttgatgtggaccatttttagtctttattgaatgttacagtattgcttctgttttgatttttttggccccaaggcatatgagatcttagctcccccaccaggcatcgaacccacacccgctgcattggaagacaaagtcttaaaccctggaccacctggaaagtctctacagtactttttttttaatgctgatttttatatttgaatgtaGTGTCTCCATTCCCCTGGAATCAGTTATAAGGCTTCATTAAGGTTTAAATAGTCCACTTTTTGTTTTTAGGAAAACTCATAGTTATGTGACACCCTGCTCTCCCTTTTTCTGGATTGTTGCAGCCAAAAAGAATAGATATTCAGAATCAGCAAGGTACTTCCAAGTCTCCATTTCCCAATGCTCAGCTTTGTCCTCTTGCCCTGACTCCTCATCCGTCCCAAGCCACATGGTAAAAACACACACAGGATCGGTCTTTGCCATATTCTCCTTGCTGCTCATAGTGGTCTAGCAGTGCCCTGTTCTCAGTAACAGTAGGTAGATCTCAAACGTCCTCTCTAAATGTTCCCAAATGTTCTGCCCCTGCTAAGTAACCAACAGCAGTGAGAACTGGGATGGGGaaaaattgtgttagttttagggtTGACCAGTGGCAGTTTGGGGAATGCCATGTACTACTCCTGGCAATAATGCTTTTTCCTGCAGCACTTGGCATGGATATTATGAGATCATTGCTTCAAAATGGTCAGTGTAGCCTTGGTCTTCAGGACAATAATTccaagttccaaagaagagctaACTCATGAGaatttcctaaggcccattccTACAGCCTATGCCTGGCAAAATGTGCTGCATTCAAACATTCCAGACTATTTACACACTCCCTGAACTAGCACTCATTTTAGCATCTCATGTCAGGAAACAGCCAACTCCACAGAGCTAGCCTCAAATGCCATTAATAAGGGTCATCTCATTGATCATAAGCTCTCTAGTCATTAGACAAATAAATAAGCACTGACCAACCagaatgagggcttcccaggtggctcagttggtaaagaatacacctgtaatgtgggagacctgggtttgatccctgggttgggcagatcccctggagaaaggaacagctacctattccagtattctggccaggagaattccatggactgtatagccgatgggggtcacaaagagtcgggcacgactgagcaattttcacaaCCAGAATGAGAAAAATTACTGATATAAGGCCATTCAGGCTAtaagaaagaaactttttttttttttatcaatatgcaattttatcttcaagAAAAATGGGGAGAATTATAGCTATTACTTGGACATGTAGACCACTTAAAAGTAGAAAACCTGAGAGGTGTTGGGGGACTCATTAAAGGTAAATAAATCTAACAAATCCCTGCCTAGAGACTAAAGTATCCCTTCACAACACTACTGGTAAGCTAGTTCTTAGCTGAGAGTACTAACCTCTATGTGCAGTGCACAGAAATCTCTGAAAGATCTGAACATGATAGTTACCCTCCTAATGAATCAACACGTTACCATTTCCTATCCTATGGACCACTTAAAATCTTTGTTTGGACGTTTCTCTtacatcttctttccttttctaggcAGTATGATGTCAGTCCTCCACCCGTGCTCTTGAGACAGCTGCCCCTGATTCCTGAGTATAAAGATGAGGAATGAAAGTCTCTTGCAAATATCATGTACCGAGGGCCAAAAGGAATATCCttttgtagctttttaaaaagtagcacaAAATGAAATGTCCCAGTGACCTTCGGGACTCTGAAAACGGATCATGACATTGGCCAATGGGGTACAAAGAGTGAAGATGAGTAAAGAAGTGAAGCTCCTACCCTGCTCTGTTTTGTTCATCCCTCGCAGTAAAGTCAGAGAACAGTCCCACTGCCGGTGAGACCACACTCCGCTACAAAAAGCTCCACTACTACAACGCCAAGAGGCCAGAAattcctttaattattttttttttaaagttttaaatggcAACACAACCAAAAGTTGGTACATCACAGAAACAGAGGGCTTTGCAGGCAACACTGATTGGGAATAGCAAAACACTTGGttggtgaaaaaaagtgaaactctAAATTATATACAATAGTAGCTAAAGGGTAATATTGAAAAACAGTCTTATTCACTGTGACTCAAGATTTTACTTGCCATTATCTATTGCTTATTTATTCAAGGTTGTAAATAATACTTATATAGAGACATAGAGATGTGTAAAAATGAAACATCgtgaaaaaaatacaatttttcaatTTCATATGAAACTCAAAGTATAAGTTTTGTCCAATATGGAATGTACCTACATTTGTTTACATTAGGGctctaaaattcatttaaaaattgtttttttgttgtttttaaaaaagaaacagctgaCCCACCACACAAGTCTGCTGTGTAGCTTGTTTGCTCAAAATGAGCATTTTTCAGGTGAGGTCTGTGTTCTCTGCCCAAGGTCTACTATGGTTTCTTAGTTGTACTGGCCCAATCGTGGAAAGAGTTTCCATGAAGAGTCGATGGCAGCATCTGGATGAGGGACAGTCTGGGTCATGGGACAGGGGTAGAGAAGAGAGAGGTAAGAGCCCAGATCCTTATGAAGGATGACATTCAGTTGTTATATTTTAAAGGGTACCCGATGGCTTTTTCCAGGCACTCAACTAACGAGCCAGCAGAAAGAAAATCCCTCTCAACTTCTACAAATTTGATGTAGATGGATTTGGGGGACACGCCGGGATCCACAATACAGTTCTGAGACAAAAACCCATTTATACCAACCCAATCCTTGCTGAAGGTTTTGGTATTTGCttggaaatgtaaaaataagCATTGCTGCAGAGTCCTGACCTCAGCAATTCCGAGGTAGCAATAGGTAATTCGAGTGGGTTCTATCTCCACTTGCAGTGAGGCTTGTGCTGAAAGGGTTTCCAAGTCAACCCGGCCCTCCTTTCCGGGGTCCAGGGTACGTCGCTCCACATGGGGGGAGGGAGGCCTCTCAATACACTCCTCGTAGCCGATGGCATAGAGACCCGGGCTTTTGGGAATGCCTCCTGGCAATAAATACTGAACCACATTCCCACCAGTTGGTTTGGAGTGGGCGATGGGGATCCAGTCAATTTCCATGTGCAGCTCCAGGCACCTAGCTTCGCTGATAGTGATCTCCAGAAATTTGTAGTATACATTCTTCCAGTTCATTTTCTGCACTCGGGTCATGATGATCCGGCCCTCAGGCTTCTCAGAATTGAAGTACTCCCGGAGTCGCTTGCCGAGGGGCACCTGGGAGCTGATCTCAGCATAATGGTAACGGATATCCTCTTTCCAACGGGTGTTGTAACCGATTCCAAAAATGGCCAGTTTATTAGAAAGGTGAAGCCTTGAAAAGTCTGTCCAGCTCTGAAACAGTTCCCATTTCAACTGTACTGATTCCAAAATTTGTACAATATTCTGCATGATGTCTCTTTTCCTAGAAAGAGAGATAAAAGTCAGATTCCTCAGGTGTCTAGATGAGCActgtccaacagaactttctgcaatgGTGGAAATGTTCTATGTCTGTGCTGTCCAGTATGTTAGCCATTGTACTGAAATGTGGCTACTGTGAGTGAGGTATTAAGTTCTTAATTAGCTAAAAATTACGTTTAAATAGCCACagatggctagtggctaccatattggactgTGCAGGTCCAGATAATCATAGTATTAAAATCTGAGACACGCTTACCCCGAGGAAGTTTCTAGAACTAGTGAAAAACTGCTTTCCATTATTCTATAGTCTAGTTGTATTACACTTAGTAACTATTGATACATAAGACCCTAGGATTTCAGAAACTCaagaataatgtgtgtgtgtgtgtgtgtgtgtgtgtgtgtgtgtgtgtgtaatagtgCATATCATGGCCTTCAGGCCTATCAAAAAGTAAGTGAAGAATGCTGTATTCAGAAAAGTAATCAGAATCACTTAAAAGAATAAACAGATTAATTTCTAACTTGGAAATTCTGGAAGTTAAGGAAGTTTGACCCATACATGCTGGCCATAGGAAAACATGAAATTGATAACGACTACTGATCTGAAttttccaaaccaggcttcagcagtatgtgaaccgtgaacttccagatgttcaagctggatttagaaaagccagaggaaccagagatcaaattgccaacatctgctggatcatcaaaaaagcaagagagttccagaaaaacatctacatttgctttactgactatgccaaagcctttgaccgtgtgggtcacaacaaactgtggaaaattcttcaagggatgggaacaccagaccacatgagctgcctcctgagaaatctgtatgcaggtcaagaagcaacagttagaactgggcatggaacaacagactggttctaaatagggaaaggagtacgtcaacgctgcatattgtcaacctgcttatttaacttatatgcagagtacatcgtgagaaatgccaggctggatgaagcacaagctggaatcaagatttccgggagaagtatcaataacctcagatacacagatgacaccacccttatggcagaaagtgaagaggaactaaagagcctcttgatgaaagtgaaagaggagagtgaaaaagttggcttaaaactcaacattcagaaaactaagatcatggcatctggtcccatcacttcatggcaaataggtggggaaacaatggaaacagtgacagactttatttttttggcctccaaaatcactgcagacggtgactacagccatgaaattaaaagacgcttgctccttggaagaaaagctatgaccaaccgagacagcatattaaaaagcagagacattacattaccaacaaaggtccatctagtcaaagccatggtttttccagtagtcatgtatggatgtgagagttggactataaagaaagctaagtgctgaagaactgatgcttttgaagtgtggtgttggagaagactcttgagagtcccttggactgcaagtagatccaaccagtccatcctaaaggatatgagtcctgaatgttcattggaaggagtgatgctcaaggtgaaactccaatactttggccacctgatgtgaagaaccagctcattggaaaagaccctgatgctgggaaagactgaagggaggaggagaaggggacgacagaggataagatggttagatggcatcaccgatgcaatggacgtgagtttgagtaagctccgggagcaggtgatggacagggaagcctggcgtgctgcagtccatgggggtcacaaagagtcagacatgactgagcgactgaactgaattgatctgaTTCAAAAAAGGATAtattgaaaaaagaatattttcctctatttgtctAAAATTCATTACTACTCCCAAATTTAAAAGAACAGTTTAGCACAGAATTAAGATCTGAAAATTCAGATGGAAAAGTTCCATTACTAAGCTTCcgttttaagagagaaaaattccAGATAATGAATTGAGATTgtcctaaaatgtatttttataaagggAAGCAGAAgcatagaaattatttcaattttgatTTGGACAGTTAACAGAATAAGACAAAGTGCAGGGAAATTCTTGTTTCACCTGCTGCTTATTTCAAGTAATTCCAACTGACACTTCATAATGACATATAGATATGAGGATATTTGTTTCTCAGGGCACAACTCTGATATCGGAAGATTGAAGTTTGTTAAATGGTAACGTGGCAGCAAATAATCACACTCTACATCAATCACAGGTTTAAACTACAAAAATACTCAACTACCACACTCACATATAATCAAACACAGGCAAGAAAAGAGGGTGGTTTGTGAACAGCTTCTTGGTAGAAGACAGACTGTACACTTTCCTCTTAAATTCTCGAATCTTCTAGAAGAGCTTTTGGAACAAACTGAGGGATCTTCCACATAGCCATTCTCTCTTActttcctttactttctctcCAAGATGACAAAGAGCAAATGTTTTGTTATCAGTTTTCTTGGTCCAGTGACTGTCCTGGACTCATCCTCTGCACTTCAGTTTGTCTAGAAACTACTCAAGTACTTGAGTGGCCATGCAGATGAAATCACTGCATTTCTGGGGACTGTTCGTCTTCTCAGAGTGCACAAAGGCACTTGGTCACTTTGCTAACATTGAGGATGTGGTGTCTGTGAGGCTAAGATGTAGGACCATGTTTCTGCATGGGTCAATGCTTTAAGTATCCCAATGCCTGACATCCAGTAGGTATTTGATAAATAAGTGGTGACTCTTCTTCATGGGTGAAGGATGGTATAACTGACTGGTGTGAAAGAATGTATCAGTTAGTTCAGGTGAATTCCACCTAAAACTTAAGAGTGAAAAAATCCAGTGCCCAAATGAACTTATCATATTTGGCACTGCCTCAGCCCTAAGTCAGCAATAAGGAACAGTTCTTAGGAAACCGGTACACTGGGAAATGAGTCGCCTTTTAGGACCCACTCACCCTATGGGCTGAATCCTGGAGAAACAGCCATGCTGGACATTTCTGCAGAGTCTGCCAGTTTCCTGCCCCACTGATCTGATCTCAGCCTGAAGTTCCCTGGGCTTAAGCCTCAGACCAGCTTTTGAGAGCTGTGGAACACAGCGAGAACTGGACCCAGCTGTTTAAACAGTTCCTAAGAACTGTCTGCTGTATTTCTGAAGTTCCAACTGGGAAAAGTTCAGGGGGTTCTGAGACTGGTGACACCAATTCTGTGAAAATGAGTTCATTTCCAGTTACATCAGTTGGCCTACCCTGCAGTTCCTAAGAACTTACTTTTTGATTcccaaaatggaatattataatCTGGGGTCCCTAACTTCTGGGAGctaatgcctggtgatctgaggtggagctgatgtaataagagtagaaataaagtgcacagtaactgtaatgtgcttgaatcatcccaaaaccatcccgtACATCCTggtccgtggaaaaactgtcttccaaaagaCTGGTCCcttgtgccaaaaaggttggggacagCTGTAATTTAAGTGTTCCTCTGGCCCTCCTATCATTTCACTTAACCCCAGACAATCTCTGGGCCCTGCACCTCATCTCTGTATCATATTTAAACATCCAAATGCCATATCCACACAAATACCATAAACACACTTATTTTCAtatatctgtttcttcttgtcaTATACAAAATTCTCAGCATTTTTGGATTAACCTCTGGAAAACTTAGGctaagaagatgaagaagaacaATGAGACATGCTCCCTCAGTGGCATGGCAggttcttgactgtctgagccaccagagaagcccctaactTTCATAGCATGTTGAATTACAGCAAGACTTTTGTCATTAAACTTAGGTAATTACACTTTTTAGAAAGGGGGAACATCTACTTACTGTGCTTCTTCAGAAGActcttgtttgatttttaatgttCTCTTTGTGACAGGTATTTCATCTGAAAAACAGAGATTTGGGAAACATTATATTTCCCTAAGTGGTGACGTGTATTTATGTAGATTAGTAGCTGTAAGTTTACCATTTGTTCCATACTTTCCAATGCGAGAACTTAATTCTAGTGTCCAACACTGTCCAATGCCAGATTTATAGATGTAACTCATATATAATGAGATGCACACATTTATATGCAAGATCAGAAACCAGCTCTATGAGTATAAAGTTCTTCAAGGTCACTAGTAGA of Bubalus bubalis isolate 160015118507 breed Murrah chromosome 5, NDDB_SH_1, whole genome shotgun sequence contains these proteins:
- the MSANTD2 gene encoding myb/SANT-like DNA-binding domain-containing protein 2 isoform X2, giving the protein MPQPFSSARGSGEPHSRPSPRERSARRGRVRGERPGATGDLHAAAGARSHPPASKPGPRAAPESGAAGCEGASLPGGAAAAAWKMAAPCGSELPANSPLKIPKMEVLSPASPGGLSDGNPSLSDPSTPRGASPLGSGSAAGSGAAASGGLGLGLGGRSAASSSVSFSPGGGGGGGAAAAAAAACRGMSWTPAETNALIAVWGNERLVEARYQQLEGAGTVFGSKAPGPAMYERVSRALAELGYERTPSQCRERIKELESDGSTMEEYSQEDWGNHSQDLHGYPTDQELDEIPVTKRTLKIKQESSEEAQKRDIMQNIVQILESVQLKWELFQSWTDFSRLHLSNKLAIFGIGYNTRWKEDIRYHYAEISSQVPLGKRLREYFNSEKPEGRIIMTRVQKMNWKNVYYKFLEITISEARCLELHMEIDWIPIAHSKPTGGNVVQYLLPGGIPKSPGLYAIGYEECIERPPSPHVERRTLDPGKEGRVDLETLSAQASLQVEIEPTRITYCYLGIAEVRTLQQCLFLHFQANTKTFSKDWVGINGFLSQNCIVDPGVSPKSIYIKFVEVERDFLSAGSLVECLEKAIGYPLKYNN
- the MSANTD2 gene encoding myb/SANT-like DNA-binding domain-containing protein 2 isoform X3, with translation MEEYSQEDWGNHSQDLHGYPTDQELDEIPVTKRTLKIKQESSEEAQKRDIMQNIVQILESVQLKWELFQSWTDFSRLHLSNKLAIFGIGYNTRWKEDIRYHYAEISSQVPLGKRLREYFNSEKPEGRIIMTRVQKMNWKNVYYKFLEITISEARCLELHMEIDWIPIAHSKPTGGNVVQYLLPGGIPKSPGLYAIGYEECIERPPSPHVERRTLDPGKEGRVDLETLSAQASLQVEIEPTRITYCYLGIAEVRTLQQCLFLHFQANTKTFSKDWVGINGFLSQNCIVDPGVSPKSIYIKFVEVERDFLSAGSLVECLEKAIGYPLKYNN